tggcaagaatataactaaagaaattaaagagtctcagaaaaaagttaaagtgcataaattgattaaaaatcattgaaactaTAAAAAGTTTATTATTGCATATTTTTAGCAACTCCCACTTTATATGTATCACACTTTTCTTGGCAATGTGATGAACAAGACACTACATATAGAGGTAGCATTATACCAGAGAAACATTAATAACCCAAACATACAGTTAGTTCTTcattataataaatgttttaaaagaaaggaataggTGAGTCAATTTTAAGAGACTTTTAGTTTCCAAGGAGATGAGCCCAAAAGTCATATGATCCTCTTCGTGTTTCTTCCACAGAGTTTCTTCATAGCATTAGTTAACTCAGAATTTCTTAGACTGTAGATTAatgggttcagcatgggggttaTGATTGTATAAAACACACTCAATGACTTGTCAATGGAGAAGGTCTTAGCAGGTCttgcatacataaaaatacagggGACAAAGAAGAAGACAACCACAGTGATGTGAGAACCACAGGTCTGGAGGGCTTTCTGCCTCCCTTCCTGACTCAGGTTCTTTAGAGAGTGCAAGATGACTCCATAGGAGATGAGTAAGAGCAGAAACACAATACTGCAGATCAAGCCTCCATTAGCCACCACTAAGATGCCAATGACAGAGGTGTCAGTGCAGACAAGTTTCAATAAAGGGTACATGTCACAGATAAAGTGATCAatgacattggggccacagaatgGGAGCCCATAAATAGTGCCAAGTTGAATGACTGAGTGAAGAAAACCCCCAACCCAGGATACCACCAAGAGTACAATACACACCCACTGCCTCATGATAACCAAATAATGCAAGGGCTTacaaatggccacatagcggtcataggccattaCCAACAAAAGGAAGACCTCTGATCCACCAAAAAAGTGCCCTGTAAAAAGCTGGATCATACAGGATTGGAATGATATGGTATTTTTCCCAATGAACAAGCTTGAAATCAGTTTGGGAGAAATAGATGAGGAATAAATGACATCCATAAATGATAAGCTAGCAAGGAAAAAGTACATTGGTGAGCCCAGAGTCTTACTGAAAGTGACAGTCACAACAATGAGCGTGTTCCCCACCACAGTCAAAACGTAGAAGAGGAAAAACATAACGAAAAGGACTTTCTGTTCATTTGGATTCTGTGTGAGGCTCAGGAGGACAAAGTAAGTCACATTGTTCCTTGGTTCCATCTATTTTTTATAGATACTTATTTCAGATATTAGAAATAGTTTGCCTGAAAATCaaggaaaagatatttgaaagtaTTATAAGCTTaacatttttgttattaattcaattttttaaatgcccatgGAGGATCGATATGTATCAACCTGCCATAGAAATTGGaattaccattttaaaagtaataatttgcatctaccaaccccaaacttcccatctatcccacttctccctgctcccccttCGCAACCaaaggtctgttctctatgtttatgAGTCTGTTGCTCTTTAGAATGTGTAAGCAATCAGCAGCTACCATATAGCAGAGAGAACTATACCCGGTTTCTTGGGATAGACACcgtggtggaagataatatgagaaaaagaaactctctctatatatgtgtatgactgagcacatatgctgtacagcagatattgacagaacactgtaaatctactacactctaataaaaaattggGATTACCATTTTGAATAATCTTATGTATATTTCCACACTCTCAGTGACATGATGTATAATGATGGGATTATAAAATTTAAGGCCAACTTAACAAATACCATTATAAACATATTCATTTTGTGCTAAGAAATATTTGAATCAAGCTGGGAGTAGGAAGTGCTTCCCAGAGGAAGCAATGCTTTAGCTGAATttaaaggagaagggagaaaacaaaaaaggataggAAGAGAATAACGTGAAAAGTTGCACCTCATACAAAGTCATAAAAGTGTGATACTGAGGATTCATTTAAGACAATTTACATACTCAAAAGTCAGTAAAACAAATGTGAAGTAAGGTTAGAGACATAGGTCACTGTATGGTTGCTCGGACTGCTTATTTAGAACAATAATCATTCTCCCTTATGGTTTCCAATGAGttgttcttcattccttttgagACCTCCACCTTAGCATCATATTTCTAGCAACATTCTGTTCATGATGTTCATATCTACATACTCTCAGATGACAAGTGCTTTCTCTACAACTGTCCATGCTCCCTTCTGGGCCATCATCAAGATCCCTTTTCATTGCTCATATTTCTACCAACAGCCTCTTCAAAGCAATGTAGGATCTTTTCCATCATACAttccaaaactttttaaaagcagatgCTGAAGTCCAAATGTCACCTCCgtattttctgatatttattataGCAGCACTCCACTTCTCAgcctcaaatttcttttttaattaactaGAACTTCTATAACAAAATAACACAAGCTGAGTGGATTAAGCCATAGAACTTTATCACCACATCATTGTGGatgattaaaattcaaaatcaagGCATTGACAGGGTTGGGTGCTCCTAAAGACTGTGGGGAAATGAGCTGTTCCACACCTCCTTCCTTGGCTTAAAGATAAACAGGTTTGAGTTTGCATGATGTTCTCCATGTGAGCATGCCCGTATCAAAATTTCCCTTTTAATGAGAAAACCCATCATGTTGGATTAAGGTTCAcccaagtgattttattttaactcAAATACCTTCGTAAAGAACctgtctccaaataaggtcatattatAAAGTTTTGGGGATTAGGAGCCAACAGGTACATTTTAAGAGGACACAATAGAACCATAGTTGTATAAGCTGACTATCATATAACCCATAGCAATTGTTGTCCCAATAGTCTAACACCACACTAAAACCTCCTTAGTTAGTGTCTTTACTtagatccttttctttttcattaggtACAAATGATAAATCACTCTAAAATTGTATGCtttcatagacttggagaatagacttgtggctgcaggagggggagagggagggagtgggagggatcaggagcatggggttaatggatgcaaactattgctcttggcaTGGatgtacaatgagatcctgctgtgtggcattgagaactatgtctagatacttacattgcaacacaacaatgggaggaaaaagtatgcatacatgtatgtatcacttggcccccatgctgtacagcagaaaataaataaataaataataaataaataaataaaaattgtatgctTTCAGTCTCTATCTCTTCCTTAATTTTCAAACTTGTATATGCAACTATCTAATTGATATcttgaaataaatattgattaaatatttataaaactcttTACTTTTCCACAATAAGCTTATTCCTTCCTAGACATTCCCTAATTAAATGGTACCATCTTGTATGTTATTGTTCGGAATTTATATCTGACAATATATTTCACTCCTTTGCTTCGCTTGCATTATTTATGGAAAGTTATCATCAGTCCCAATGActccctttaaaatatattgcaagTTTGATCATTAACACACCACCCATTCCTTCCTTTATCTATTCCAGTAGCCTCCTGCAAGTTCTCTCCATTTTTGTTCCATCCCTCAAAAATTATTCTCATGAAGCAGCccaagtaatcttttttttcttttgttttaattttaattttaattttttgtctgcacctgcagcatgtgaaagttcccaggtcaggcattaaacccctgccacagcagcaacctgagctgctgttaACTAGCTGCACCACAAGGCaactcttaattttctttaaattgtattCAAATCATATTATTCACCTGTTGAAAACCTCTACAGCAGATTTCTATAACACTCATTAAAATCAAATTCTTTGGTATACATTTGGCTAAGAGACCCCAGATACCTTAAAAGCTGGGCACCCCCCAAACTCATGTCCTACAATTCTCCATGTTCAGTCTGCTCAAGACTTTATGCTATTCCTCAAATATGCAAAGTGCTTTTCCATCTCTTCAGTTCCATTAATTCTTTTGTAGATTCTAATTTCAGAGATAAGAAATATTTTCCCTCTAAAATGATGGGAAATATTGTAGAACAGTATAATGTAAGTGtaatcttatttattcatttgacacATGTTTATCAAGTACTTAACACTGGATCACACCTTTCAGATAATGTAGTCTCCCAGCCATCTCAGAGGGTCTACTAATTCATTAAGGGTCAGGGTCTATGCCCAAGTCATATCGTCAGAGACCAGAAATGATGGTGCTGACTGAGGAATCACCTTTGCATCATCACGCTCCTGTTTTTCCAGATATGTACACCTCTTGTGGTTATAAGATGGCTGCTGAATTCACTGAATTTCTTTTAATCTCTACATGACGAATACCATAAGTCATGACCAGCCACTTTCTAAtcttttttcacttattattCAATGATATTGAACTTCCCTTGAGGAAGTTTCCATTTTGCTAATTAACTATCACATCTTATTATAACTCTCCCTCCTTGCTTAAGATACTTAGTTTATATGCCATGAAAGCCAAAAAGCTTTATGACACTTGGTTTCACATAGACCTTATCATTAATGTATGTGCAGGAACAGTTTTATGTTATTGAAATGTCTATACAATTCTTCTTTTAgataatatatatcatttttgtaGTGAAAGATACTATAGAATcagtaaattacatttttataaatctagTTATAATACCTTAAATAGGTGGCAGTCACCACACTGGGTCATAATTTGCATATTAGTAAAGTAACTTATGATACTGAATTTTTGTGATTATCTAGTGGGCTAAAATATAAGAACATATGTAACACAGTTCTTGGACTTAAGTGGATAAtcaatctttgttttcttatagaaCATCAGAAGCTTCAATTTAAGTATATCAGCATGCATCACAAGTTTATATCCCTCTGAAATACAAAAcaacatggagaaaaaaagaatttcctttattCCAGCATTTCCATGGAAATAGACCCaaaaaatgtaatgaaagaaaatgttataataacatctataagttcatttgttttgcaAAATCATGTTCAGATGTTACACCCATGCATACTcacatgttatatatacacaatcggatacacacatgcatacatgtgcacattaaaagaaatacatatatttaatgtcACATTTTATGCTcacaataacaaaaattatagtaaaaaaaactgaagctcaaaatttaaaattaacttttccaAAGTTACCTATTTTTAAGTGACAGACCTGGAATTGGAATCCAAGTTTGATTTATTTCAAAGTCTCTGTACTAtcagcagaaattttttttaacttttcagttcTTAGAAATTCAAGTGATGTTGTTTTGTATATACTATGATAAAGAAATATACACAACTGCAAAGCCTGGTTTGCACTATTAACTGTTAAAATCTTACCTTTTGGAAGCTCGATCACAATTTGAAGGAGgacttttatttcacatatatagAATTGGAAATTTTTCTCCCATCTATTTTCCCCAAAGGAGGCAAAAATTGCATTATTGTGTGAGGGTATATTTGATTTCATATGCCTATGTCAGTTCATTTTCTCCACAGAATCTTCTAAATATTTCAGAACATTACCACTTGCATTGCAGCATATAGGAGTCAAGGTGTaacaggaaaaactaaaaatttcccATTAGAAAAATttatcagaaatgcaaaaaaattgtATGTCATTTTATGTCTACATGTGAAGACAGCAACTATTTTACCAGGTAACTTTTTATCtcatcagttattttttttagtaacatCAATAAAGAATAATTACCATTCAGAGGTTTAGCCAGTTTCATTCAATTGTTATACTTGAGATTTGGAGAGGGCAGTTTTGTACCTATTTATATCATGTTTTAGGTAGTTCCTGAAAtaattacatttgtttttaagagaACAGCATCTTCTACTAAATAATGAGCAAAGATCATGAAGATTTTATACCTTCGAATGATGTTAATCATGGAGTCCTAAAATTGGAATATGTCCAAAACAAATTTTTGCTTAATTAAATTCACTGAGGATTTTctaccatattttaaaagaacatctatatatttaaaaaaaaaacctgtcaatcCAATCACACAGCATTACAAGAGTAAGGAAGGAAGATgtaacaaggagaaaaaaagagtatcagAACAATTATGGAAATATTGCCAGTGAAAAATATCAGCCCTGTCATTTTGTTCCAGTAAAAATGAGTTTGCCATTTTCCCTACTTTGCtatagtaagatttttttctttttccctaataCTCAGTGTATTCTGTATAAGAGTGAGGTTGAATATGTGAAAAATTCATGTCCAAGGTAGATGTAATAACAAATTATTTATCaaatcattaattatttttttaaaaaatgagcatctATTTTGTGCCTTGTTCTATGCTATGAGctaaggatataaaaataaataaaacaaaagaaaatcaggatAAAATCTCTGCTTACACTGACATTATAACGCTCAGAgtcagacaataaaaaaaaaaaaatggaacttagTAAGGTAATTATAGCTAGAGACTTCAAAAATGCACCatcagaaatagacaaatctagCAGGcataaaatcagtaaggacataattaaactcaacaacaacaacagtcaACTGGATATAATTGACATCTATAGACTGCTTCATCCAGCAACAGCAAAAGACACACTCTCCAAACTCACATGGAACATTCGCCAAGAGAGGCCACATTCTGAGCCATAAAACAcaccttaaaaattttaaacaaaagaaatcatataATGTCTGTTCTCACACTACAATGAAATTAAACTAAAcatcagctataaaaaaataggtgaaaaatCCCAAAACACTTGAGAAATAAACAACACAAAACCTCCAACCTCCAAAAACTATGTGTCAGAAAATTAAATTCCCCCTTGACCTTCCAAACCGTTCAGATGGAATGTTTAGTATTTATCCCTTCTTTACCTTCTAATAAGACAACAATTTTTCTCTAACACTGAGTTTATAGTCTCTCAACAATATCCATTCTGCTCTACTACAAAGTCCTGGGAGTCAGTAAaacttattgaaaaataaaaaaaaaaaaaagtttttgtagtATTTACAATATGCCAGGAACTCTCCTAAGCACTTAATATATATAGACCCACTTAACTGGTCCCAAAACATTATGAGATAGACATCATTGTTATTACATttacagatataaaatatgaggtagaaaggttaaataacttcccCAGATGACATTAAAACCCAGGAAATATGACTCAAGTCTGCTCTACCATTTCATCTTACTACTTCCTTTAAACAAATATCTGTTCATATTCTGATGGCCTGCTGTGTTGATCTCAAGTTCATAAAATGACTTGGTCTTTTAATCATGAGAAAATCATACCTATAATTGGATCTAAAGCCTAAGAGGCATGAGGCCAGTGGAGATCAGAAAACCAGGTGGTACAGTAATATCCAAGGACATTGGAAATCACTCAAGCCCCCAAGAAATCCTACAAATCCAGTCAGTTCAAAGTATCATTCTTTgaactctctcagtgggttgtggGTATGGcattactctgagctgtggtgtaggtcacagaggcagcttggatcccaaggtgccacagctgtggtgtaggctggcaactgtagctttgattcaacaccctagcctaggaactccacatgccataggtgtgcccccaagaaaagccaaaaaaaaaaaaaaaaagtatcattcttCACAGCAGCTGTGGAGAAATTATGTATTATCCCTTCTAATGCTTAAAAACATTAGattaataaacatttgctgagaccagctcagcaggttaaggctgaagaacgggtgctgtgaaacctAAGGAAAAAGtgaacataaaacaagacacagagacatttatcttaagtaaaggtgggaaccaggggagtCAAGGTCTCACCTCAAGATACCACACTGCTTTTATCCTGCTCTTtgggattatgtcaagtgaggagggggttgtaggtgcaggatataggggttttttaaattattttaaatgtcacagaGCTGGTAGCTGATAAagttttattctgacctttaggcatttaacaatcattagcactgaggaagcttggcatccgatatctatgcatagcattctagagaatcaccgttgtgcttctgcagacagcatgcctatctgcagcaacctggggtgcctaggtttgcaccttggttctccttgctaatgcatatcctgctaatgacccctcataaaccccttggggccatgaagctcatcttccttttattctttagaggacatatgcTGTGCAAATGGCCTGCTGCTGATCTGCACAGGTCAGGTGTGCccagaccaatgcattatgtccccattcagctgaccacatgaataacttatgtcTTTAGGTGTTTGTTCTTAAGCTTATGGCATTTACCAGCACTgatactgttttccaagcaggaagatggggtaaagtaaagcaggataagatggagttttcagcatagaaaatagaagcaaaaaggctaagaaaatattgtagaaacatgtctcatgacaaaCATTCTACATGGTTACAGAGACTCCAGTAATAATGTTCATGATAGCAAATAGCTCTGGAGCATTTATTAGTAATACAAGATCTACAAGAAGTTTTTAATCCTGACAATATCTCTATCATTATCCTTTAACTCAAATTTAAAGAGCTTTGATTTGCCAAAGCTCACATGCTATGTGGCAACAATAAGTTTTGATCTCAGAACTATCTTACTCAGAGACTATTCTCTTAACTATTATAGAATAATAAACCCTATCACTCACCCCTAGCACATGTGAGtgtaaaaatgatacataaaaacCTCCTTCACAGAGCAAAATTGTGAAAACAATGTTCTCAATATGAATGATGAGTTGAGATTACAATAAC
The sequence above is a segment of the Sus scrofa isolate TJ Tabasco breed Duroc unplaced genomic scaffold, Sscrofa11.1 Contig74, whole genome shotgun sequence genome. Coding sequences within it:
- the LOC100523839 gene encoding olfactory receptor 4A47-like is translated as MEPRNNVTYFVLLSLTQNPNEQKVLFVMFFLFYVLTVVGNTLIVVTVTFSKTLGSPMYFFLASLSFMDVIYSSSISPKLISSLFIGKNTISFQSCMIQLFTGHFFGGSEVFLLLVMAYDRYVAICKPLHYLVIMRQWVCIVLLVVSWVGGFLHSVIQLGTIYGLPFCGPNVIDHFICDMYPLLKLVCTDTSVIGILVVANGGLICSIVFLLLLISYGVILHSLKNLSQEGRQKALQTCGSHITVVVFFFVPCIFMYARPAKTFSIDKSLSVFYTIITPMLNPLIYSLRNSELTNAMKKLCGRNTKRII